One segment of Macrotis lagotis isolate mMagLag1 chromosome 1, bilby.v1.9.chrom.fasta, whole genome shotgun sequence DNA contains the following:
- the LOC141490609 gene encoding olfactory receptor 56A4-like, translated as MALLPNNSSNQVTEFLMICLPGMQDVQHWLSVPLTPLLVLALGANIVLLLTIHQEASLHEPMYYLLAILSLLDIILCLTVIPKVLLLFWFNMKPISFTGCFLQMFIMNTFLPMESSTLVAMAYDRYVAVCQPLHYPSIITEQFVIKAAIFIIFRNLLVTLPTPILAARLDYCAGNIIENCLCANISVVRLSCEDNHLNKLYQFVSVWCLLGPDLVLTFFSYCFILKAVLKLRSVAAATKALSTCGSHFILILFFYTLLVVLVIANVARKQIPLDVPILLNVLHHLIPPAINPIVYGVRTQEIKHGILKLLKINK; from the exons ATGGCACTCTTACCCAACAACTCCTCAAACCAGGTGACTGAGTTCCTGATGATCTGTCTTCCTGGGATGCAGGATGTACAGCATTGGCTATCTGTACCTCTGACCCCACTGCTGGTGCTGGCCTTGGGGGCCAATATAGTGTTATTATTGACTATTCATCAAGAGGCTTCTCTACATGAACCAATGTACTACCTGCTGGCCATTCTATCTTTGCTAGACATCATCCTCTGCCTCACTGTCATCCCCAAG gtctTGCTTCTCTTCTGGTTCAACATGAAGCCCATTAGCTTCACAGGCTGTTTCCTACAAATGTTCATTATGAACACCTTCCTACCCATGGAGTCTTCTACCTTGGTTGCCATGGCATATGATCGCTATGTTGCTGTTTGCCAACCTCTGCATTATCCATCCATCATTACTGAGCAGTTTGTGATCAAAGCTGCCATATTTATCATCTTTCGAAATTTATTGGTTACACTGCCCACCCCAATCTTAGCTGCCAGGCTAGATTATTGTGCAGGGAATATTATAGAAAACTGCCTCTGTGCCAATATATCTGTGGTTAGACTCTCTTGTGAAGATAACCATCTTAACAAACTCTACCAATTTGTGAGTGTCTGGTGCCTTCTGGGTCCTGACCTGGTGCtaactttcttctcttactgtttCATCCTGAAGGCTGTACTGAAGCTACGTTCTGTGGCAGCAGCCACAAAAGCTCTGAGTACTTGTGGTTCTCACTTCATCCTTATCCTCTTCTTCTACACATTGCTTGTGGTTCTGGTCATTGCTAATGTGGCTAGAAAGCAAATCCCCCTCGATGTCCCCATCCTTCTTAATGTTCTACATCACCTCATCCCACCAGCCATCAACCCCATTGTCTATGGGGTTAGAACTCAAGAAATCAAGCATGGAATTTTGAAATTACTCAAAATTAACAAGTGA